A stretch of Vibrio maritimus DNA encodes these proteins:
- a CDS encoding SPOR domain-containing protein, protein MSLSYELRVLELDSQTQLLERMQLLTQFASNFVVVKGEAGAGKTWLAHRFLEAWSHDKNQSLVTCLANQEDEVNRGNILRQLFPQSMYSTTDSLNDSVERILEGESCNIVIVVDNAHHASQALLAELWLLFTAAQHTPKQNISIVLFTASDSVSSKLSRLSHGMEAKPVELDVDELSDAEAEQFFDSLVLRYLDESVEKRTKSAFTNTRPLPGEILALGEHKVEKKVIIRSLVGSPAKIAATIAVILLLLFLGYRWLLQSPKPSVEPLESASSEQTVIPTLDQPQDAATLEQAEKANREMPDDLTATDDSLALPPTVTSETASVGEAESGERVVITSDVVDALLEDKTDIAAEKATEIQQAVDSASSSAQQATRSPQTPPEETVVEIEETEALQTPITFSFARDQLNALPSNSYTLQIAAMTEMEDVQLFLNQHTFDKPIRVYPTLRGEEKWYIVTYDNFPSIQSARDAADNLPSEIKSLGPWPKAMSQVKREIERWAE, encoded by the coding sequence ATGAGTTTGTCCTACGAATTGCGAGTGCTTGAACTCGACTCGCAGACACAATTACTTGAGCGAATGCAGCTGTTAACTCAGTTTGCATCGAACTTTGTTGTCGTCAAAGGAGAAGCCGGAGCCGGTAAAACGTGGTTGGCACATCGCTTTTTAGAAGCGTGGTCGCACGACAAAAACCAATCGCTGGTCACCTGTCTTGCGAATCAAGAAGACGAGGTGAATCGCGGCAACATCTTAAGGCAGTTGTTTCCTCAATCGATGTACAGCACAACAGATTCTCTCAACGACAGTGTCGAGCGTATTTTAGAGGGCGAGTCCTGTAACATCGTGATTGTGGTAGACAATGCCCATCACGCCTCGCAAGCACTGCTAGCTGAACTGTGGTTGTTGTTCACCGCGGCCCAGCACACCCCGAAGCAAAATATTAGTATTGTACTGTTTACCGCTAGTGACTCCGTGTCGAGCAAGCTTTCCCGGCTAAGCCATGGTATGGAAGCGAAGCCCGTTGAGCTGGATGTGGATGAGCTGTCGGACGCGGAAGCAGAGCAGTTTTTTGACAGTTTAGTGCTTCGCTATCTTGATGAAAGCGTTGAAAAAAGAACCAAAAGCGCGTTTACTAATACCAGACCACTTCCCGGAGAGATTTTGGCGCTAGGAGAGCACAAGGTGGAAAAGAAAGTGATTATTCGTTCTTTAGTCGGTTCGCCGGCTAAGATTGCAGCCACAATTGCAGTGATTCTCTTACTGCTGTTTTTGGGCTACCGTTGGCTCCTGCAGTCACCAAAACCAAGTGTTGAGCCGCTAGAGTCAGCATCGAGCGAACAAACGGTCATTCCGACCTTAGATCAGCCACAAGATGCGGCGACGCTCGAGCAAGCAGAAAAGGCCAATCGAGAGATGCCTGATGATCTAACAGCAACGGATGACTCATTGGCACTGCCTCCGACAGTAACGTCAGAAACCGCGAGTGTGGGCGAAGCGGAATCGGGTGAGCGTGTTGTCATTACCTCCGATGTCGTAGATGCTCTGCTTGAGGATAAAACGGATATTGCTGCCGAGAAAGCCACGGAAATACAGCAAGCGGTGGATAGTGCCAGCTCTAGCGCTCAGCAAGCGACTCGCTCACCACAAACGCCACCAGAAGAGACTGTGGTCGAGATAGAAGAGACCGAAGCGCTGCAAACGCCAATTACTTTCTCTTTTGCGAGAGACCAGCTCAATGCACTGCCATCGAATAGTTACACGCTGCAAATTGCGGCAATGACCGAGATGGAAGACGTGCAGCTGTTCCTAAACCAGCACACCTTCGATAAACCAATTCGTGTCTACCCGACGCTGCGCGGTGAGGAAAAGTGGTATATCGTTACCTATGATAACTTCCCAAGCATTCAATCGGCTCGAGATGCGGCAGATAACCTCCCTAGCGAGATTAAGTCGCTGGGTCCTTGGCCAAAAGCGATGAGCCAAGTGAAACGAGAAATCGAACGCTGGGCTGAATAA
- a CDS encoding Dam family site-specific DNA-(adenine-N6)-methyltransferase codes for MKKQRAFLKWAGGKYGLVEDIEKHLPDARKLVEPFVGAGSVFLNTDYEQYLLADINPDLINLYNLLKTQPEQYIAEAKRLFTPEHNRKEVYLDIRAQFNQTDDVMFRSVAFLYMNRFGFNGLCRYNKKGGFNVPFGSYKKPYFPENEMEFFAEKAKKATFVCEGYHETFKRARKGSVIYCDPPYAPLSNTANFTSYAGNGFTLDDQAALADVAEHAAFDRGIPVLISNHDTTLTRRLYHGAQLNVVKVKRTISRNGAGRNKVDELLALFEPRDQ; via the coding sequence ATGAAGAAGCAACGTGCCTTTCTTAAGTGGGCTGGTGGAAAATATGGCTTGGTTGAAGACATTGAAAAGCATCTGCCAGACGCTAGAAAGTTGGTAGAACCCTTCGTTGGTGCAGGCTCTGTTTTTCTGAATACGGATTATGAGCAATACCTGCTCGCCGATATTAACCCCGATCTTATCAATCTTTACAACCTGCTCAAGACGCAGCCAGAGCAATACATTGCCGAGGCAAAACGTCTGTTCACTCCAGAGCATAATCGTAAAGAAGTCTATCTCGATATTCGCGCTCAGTTCAATCAAACCGACGATGTTATGTTTCGCTCGGTGGCATTCCTGTACATGAATCGCTTTGGGTTTAACGGCTTGTGCCGTTACAACAAAAAGGGTGGCTTTAACGTACCGTTTGGTTCTTACAAAAAGCCATATTTCCCAGAAAATGAGATGGAGTTTTTTGCGGAGAAAGCGAAGAAAGCGACCTTTGTGTGCGAGGGTTACCATGAGACCTTTAAACGCGCTCGTAAAGGCAGCGTGATTTACTGCGATCCACCGTACGCACCGCTCTCTAATACGGCCAATTTTACCTCTTACGCAGGCAATGGTTTTACCTTAGATGACCAAGCTGCGCTGGCAGATGTGGCGGAGCACGCGGCATTTGACCGTGGCATTCCAGTGCTTATTTCCAATCACGACACGACATTAACGCGTCGCTTGTATCATGGTGCTCAACTCAATGTGGTCAAAGTGAAACGTACCATTAGTCGTAATGGTGCAGGGCGCAATAAAGTCGATGAATTATTGGCGTTATTTGAGCCGCGAGATCAATAA
- the rpe gene encoding ribulose-phosphate 3-epimerase yields the protein MKDFLIAPSILSADFARLGEDVEKVLAAGADVVHFDVMDNHYVPNLTFGAPICKALRDYGITAPIDVHLMVKPVDNIVPDFAKAGASMITFHVEASEHIDRTLQLIKEHGCQAGVVLNPATPLSCLDYIMDKVDLILLMSVNPGFGGQSFIPSTLDKLREVRKRIDASGRNIRLEIDGGVKVDNIREIAEAGADMFVAGSAIFNRPDYKEVIDEMRAELAKVESK from the coding sequence ATGAAAGATTTTCTTATTGCTCCATCCATTCTCTCTGCAGACTTTGCTCGTCTGGGTGAGGATGTCGAAAAAGTACTCGCTGCGGGTGCTGACGTCGTTCACTTCGATGTGATGGATAATCACTATGTGCCTAACCTAACGTTCGGCGCGCCAATCTGTAAAGCGCTGCGCGATTACGGCATCACGGCACCTATTGACGTTCACCTGATGGTGAAACCTGTCGACAACATCGTACCCGATTTCGCGAAAGCGGGTGCAAGCATGATCACTTTCCACGTCGAAGCCTCTGAACACATCGACCGTACTCTTCAGCTCATTAAAGAGCACGGCTGTCAGGCGGGCGTGGTACTCAACCCTGCAACACCGCTTTCTTGCCTAGATTACATCATGGATAAGGTTGACCTGATTCTACTGATGTCGGTAAACCCAGGCTTTGGTGGTCAATCGTTCATCCCATCAACGTTAGATAAGCTGCGCGAAGTTCGTAAGCGTATCGATGCATCAGGTCGTAACATTCGTCTAGAGATTGATGGCGGCGTTAAGGTGGATAACATCCGCGAAATCGCTGAAGCGGGCGCAGACATGTTTGTTGCGGGTAGCGCTATCTTCAATCGTCCTGATTACAAAGAGGTCATTGACGAGATGCGCGCTGAACTTGCTAAAGTAGAAAGCAAGTAA
- a CDS encoding phosphoglycolate phosphatase, protein MSTIKLVVFDLDGTLLDSVPDLALAADQAVQELGYPAVTEEQVRDYVGNGADILIGRSLSQSIEVDSSLSPELLAKARVLFDDFYKASGHKLSHLYPAVHQTLDTLVANGITVALLTNKPSKFVPELLEQHKLDKYFKHVLGGDAFEKRKPDPIALHWLMEQEQVSADQVLMVGDSKNDILAARNAGCHAFGLTYGYNHGEPIASAKPDFVADIVSDVLKAVGIDA, encoded by the coding sequence ATGAGCACAATTAAACTCGTTGTATTCGATCTCGATGGTACGCTTCTCGACAGCGTGCCTGACCTTGCCCTAGCGGCTGACCAAGCGGTTCAAGAGCTTGGTTACCCTGCGGTAACAGAAGAGCAAGTTCGTGACTATGTTGGCAATGGCGCTGACATCTTGATTGGTCGTTCGCTGAGCCAAAGCATCGAGGTTGACTCGAGCTTGTCTCCAGAGCTACTCGCGAAAGCACGTGTTTTGTTCGATGACTTTTATAAAGCGAGTGGTCACAAACTTAGCCACCTTTACCCAGCAGTGCATCAAACGCTGGATACCTTGGTTGCCAACGGTATCACTGTCGCTCTACTGACGAATAAGCCATCGAAGTTTGTTCCAGAACTACTAGAGCAGCACAAGCTGGATAAATACTTTAAGCATGTGTTGGGTGGCGACGCGTTTGAGAAGCGTAAACCCGATCCTATTGCTCTGCATTGGTTAATGGAGCAAGAACAAGTCTCTGCCGATCAAGTACTGATGGTTGGCGATTCAAAGAATGACATCCTTGCGGCGCGCAACGCGGGTTGTCACGCGTTTGGTTTGACCTATGGTTACAATCACGGTGAGCCAATTGCCAGTGCTAAGCCTGATTTTGTCGCTGACATTGTGTCGGATGTGCTAAAAGCGGTCGGTATCGACGCTTAA
- the trpS gene encoding tryptophan--tRNA ligase, which produces MSKPIVLSGVQPSGELSIGNYLGALRQWQQMQDDYDCQYCVVDLHAITVRQDPKALHEATLDALAICLAVGVDPKKSTLFVQSHVPEHAQLGWLLNCYTQMGELNRMTQFKDKSQRYANDVNVGLYDYPVLMAADILLYGAHQVPVGSDQKQHLELARDIATRFNNIYSPESPIFEVPEPYIPTVNARVMSLQDATKKMSKSDDNRKNVITLLEEPKSIVKKINKAQTDTETPPRIAHDWDNKAGISNLMGLYSAATGKSFEEIEAQYAGVEMYGPFKKDVGEALVAMLEPIQSEYRRIREDRAYMDEVMRQGAEKASARAAEMLAKAYKAVGFVARP; this is translated from the coding sequence ATGAGCAAACCCATTGTATTAAGTGGTGTTCAGCCGTCAGGTGAACTAAGTATTGGTAACTACTTGGGTGCTCTACGTCAATGGCAACAAATGCAAGACGACTATGACTGCCAGTACTGCGTTGTTGACCTTCATGCCATCACGGTTCGCCAAGATCCGAAAGCGCTGCATGAAGCAACTCTAGACGCACTAGCAATCTGTCTTGCGGTTGGTGTTGATCCAAAGAAGAGCACGCTATTTGTTCAGTCACACGTACCAGAGCATGCTCAACTTGGTTGGCTTCTTAACTGCTACACCCAAATGGGTGAACTGAATCGTATGACTCAGTTTAAAGACAAATCTCAGCGTTATGCGAACGATGTGAACGTCGGTCTATACGACTACCCAGTGCTGATGGCTGCGGATATCCTGCTGTACGGTGCGCATCAAGTGCCAGTAGGTAGTGATCAGAAGCAGCACCTAGAGCTAGCGCGTGACATCGCGACTCGTTTTAACAACATCTACAGCCCTGAATCGCCAATCTTTGAAGTGCCAGAGCCTTACATTCCAACTGTGAATGCACGCGTAATGAGCCTGCAAGATGCGACTAAGAAGATGTCTAAGTCGGACGATAACCGTAAAAACGTTATCACGTTGCTAGAAGAGCCAAAGTCGATTGTTAAGAAGATCAACAAGGCGCAAACGGATACAGAGACGCCACCACGCATTGCCCACGATTGGGACAACAAAGCGGGTATCTCTAACCTAATGGGTCTGTACTCTGCAGCAACCGGTAAATCATTTGAAGAGATTGAAGCGCAATACGCTGGCGTTGAAATGTACGGTCCATTTAAGAAAGATGTCGGTGAAGCACTCGTCGCTATGCTTGAGCCAATCCAATCTGAGTACCGTCGTATTCGTGAAGATCGTGCTTACATGGATGAAGTGATGCGCCAAGGCGCAGAGAAGGCATCTGCTCGCGCGGCAGAGATGCTAGCGAAAGCGTACAAAGCGGTGGGTTTTGTCGCTCGTCCATAG
- a CDS encoding ExeM/NucH family extracellular endonuclease: MTRTNKKQWLALAVSSALAAGAHAEIFISQYVEGGGYNKAVEIANSSDSDVTLTDYQLAKSPNGNGSWDSLDLSSYTIPAHSVLVFANSKADEAVLALTSVATTHQALNFNGDDPIALLDSNGQVLDMVGAMGETFGKDKTLVRYQNAYQPSSVYIAQQWATLAKDDLTGLGELEALEPPQAFQCLDNGNEPVFTAIQAIQGEGSRSPYINGYPYITDEKFFVQGVVSAVSTGINQGFYLQALEDDHNPLTSNGLYVYTQSNPSLAAGDVVCVRGQIQEFYGQTQLKLNEQDWVKQDEQTAPVATQVEVLASDENFEQTLERYEGMLVNLPQALDMRVSRTFGYDYSARRNNMVLAHERVNLHPNQKYAAGSDEAKAQSEDNSLRRLFVESPTPAANGVVPYYPEFGRSDVDQDGSTEDYIRINDTLFGIEGVIGYSYGEYRLYVTSTISKDNFVRNTPRTEQPNLAEQPWNKKDLRVATFNVLNYFTSPFGGDENRFGSNRGASNLGEFEVQQEKILQALLRLDADIIGLMEIENNGFGDNGAIAQLVNELNARVDNRKQRYEFVSVDSNQDGVIDALDAVGTDAITTGVIYRPSKVKLKQVNVIEMPRQIAPEVLDDDGKVIEDGKNYQRNTLAPTFKVKGGKEKLTVAVNHFKSKGSKCWEDAAPESEGGQGGQDIDQQGSCEAFRVAAAVALGDALAQIKGHKVVLGDFNAYGKEDPMLVLTDYTAEQYGKVIRAARNTFIGEDEQFGDKGAVIDHNYGFINVLGEMHPDGWSYSYNDEVGALDHILISPSLSKRVVDATEWHINAAESTLFDYNDEYKGDLPKYQDHYRSSDHDPAVIELNINGGSVGVFALSVLGLMGWRRRQLSR; this comes from the coding sequence ATGACGCGCACAAACAAAAAGCAGTGGTTGGCGTTGGCTGTCTCATCCGCATTAGCGGCTGGGGCGCACGCCGAAATTTTTATTTCTCAGTATGTTGAAGGTGGTGGCTATAACAAAGCCGTTGAGATAGCAAACTCAAGTGACAGTGATGTCACTTTGACTGACTATCAACTGGCAAAGTCACCGAATGGTAACGGCTCTTGGGATTCGCTCGACCTGTCGAGTTACACCATTCCAGCGCATTCGGTACTGGTGTTTGCAAACTCCAAGGCTGATGAGGCAGTGCTGGCGCTAACGTCGGTTGCAACAACCCATCAAGCGCTGAACTTTAATGGTGATGACCCTATTGCATTGTTGGATAGCAATGGGCAGGTTCTGGACATGGTTGGTGCGATGGGTGAGACCTTCGGCAAAGATAAAACCCTAGTTCGCTACCAAAATGCCTATCAGCCATCGAGTGTCTACATTGCGCAGCAATGGGCAACGTTAGCAAAAGATGACCTTACCGGACTGGGGGAGCTCGAAGCTCTTGAGCCTCCGCAAGCCTTTCAGTGTCTAGACAATGGTAATGAGCCGGTATTTACCGCGATTCAGGCGATTCAAGGAGAGGGGAGTCGCTCGCCATACATCAATGGCTACCCTTATATCACTGATGAGAAGTTCTTTGTTCAAGGTGTGGTCTCCGCAGTCAGCACGGGCATTAACCAAGGCTTCTATTTGCAGGCTCTAGAAGATGATCATAACCCGCTGACATCAAATGGTTTGTATGTTTACACCCAGTCTAATCCAAGCCTTGCGGCTGGAGATGTGGTATGTGTTCGCGGGCAAATTCAAGAGTTTTACGGTCAAACACAGCTAAAACTTAATGAACAAGATTGGGTAAAACAAGACGAGCAGACAGCGCCTGTAGCGACACAGGTCGAGGTGTTGGCATCCGATGAGAACTTTGAACAGACCCTTGAGCGCTACGAGGGAATGTTGGTGAATCTGCCACAGGCCCTAGATATGCGCGTCAGCCGTACCTTTGGTTATGACTATTCTGCTCGTCGCAATAACATGGTGCTGGCTCACGAGAGGGTGAATCTGCATCCGAACCAAAAATACGCGGCCGGATCGGATGAGGCTAAAGCGCAGAGTGAAGATAACTCACTACGCCGTCTATTCGTAGAGTCACCGACGCCAGCCGCCAATGGCGTGGTGCCTTACTACCCTGAGTTTGGTCGCAGCGATGTCGACCAAGATGGCAGTACCGAAGACTACATTCGTATCAACGATACCCTATTTGGCATCGAGGGTGTGATTGGCTACAGCTATGGCGAATATCGCTTGTACGTGACCAGCACCATCTCTAAGGATAATTTTGTTCGTAATACGCCGCGTACCGAACAGCCTAACCTAGCGGAGCAACCTTGGAATAAAAAAGATCTGCGCGTTGCAACCTTTAATGTACTCAACTATTTCACCTCGCCATTTGGAGGGGATGAGAACCGTTTTGGCAGTAATCGCGGGGCGAGTAACCTAGGCGAGTTTGAGGTGCAACAAGAGAAGATCTTACAAGCTCTGCTGCGTTTAGATGCCGACATCATTGGGTTGATGGAAATCGAGAACAATGGGTTTGGTGACAACGGCGCCATCGCTCAGTTGGTGAATGAGCTGAACGCGCGAGTGGATAATCGCAAACAGCGCTATGAGTTTGTGTCTGTCGACAGTAACCAAGATGGTGTGATTGATGCGTTAGATGCTGTGGGTACTGATGCGATTACGACAGGTGTTATCTATCGCCCAAGCAAGGTAAAACTCAAGCAGGTCAACGTGATAGAGATGCCGCGCCAGATCGCCCCAGAGGTTCTGGATGATGATGGCAAAGTGATCGAAGATGGTAAGAACTATCAGCGTAATACCCTAGCACCAACCTTCAAGGTGAAGGGGGGCAAAGAGAAGCTGACCGTGGCAGTGAATCACTTTAAGTCAAAAGGCTCCAAATGTTGGGAAGATGCAGCTCCCGAGTCTGAGGGTGGGCAAGGTGGTCAAGACATCGATCAGCAAGGCTCATGTGAGGCATTTCGCGTAGCGGCAGCAGTGGCATTGGGTGATGCGCTTGCTCAAATTAAGGGGCATAAGGTGGTGTTAGGTGATTTCAATGCCTACGGCAAAGAAGACCCAATGCTGGTACTGACAGACTATACGGCTGAGCAATATGGCAAAGTCATTCGCGCTGCCCGCAATACCTTCATTGGTGAAGATGAGCAGTTTGGTGACAAGGGCGCTGTTATCGACCACAACTATGGCTTTATCAACGTGCTGGGTGAGATGCACCCTGACGGTTGGAGCTATTCTTACAATGATGAAGTAGGCGCACTAGACCATATCCTCATTAGCCCGAGCTTATCAAAGCGCGTGGTTGATGCGACTGAATGGCACATCAATGCGGCGGAATCGACCTTGTTTGATTATAACGATGAGTACAAAGGCGATCTGCCGAAGTATCAAGATCATTACCGCTCATCAGATCATGATCCTGCCGTCATTGAGCTCAATATAAATGGTGGCTCCGTTGGGGTCTTTGCTCTGTCTGTGCTTGGTCTTATGGGATGGCGTCGTCGACAGCTAAGTCGCTAA
- a CDS encoding aminodeoxychorismate/anthranilate synthase component II, translating into MLLIIDNYDSFTFNLFQYFSELGAEVKVVRNDEIDIAGIEALNPSHLVISPGPCTPNEAGISLEVIKHFAGKLPLLGVCLGHQAIAQVFGGEVVRARQVMHGKTSPIRHTDQSVFSGLNNPLTVTRYHSLIVDRDSLPDCFEVTAWTELENGEFDEIMGYRHKSLNIHAVQFHPESIKTEQGHELLRNFLLQK; encoded by the coding sequence ATGCTACTCATCATCGATAACTACGACTCCTTTACCTTTAACCTGTTTCAGTACTTCTCTGAACTGGGCGCTGAGGTGAAAGTGGTACGCAATGATGAGATTGATATTGCAGGTATTGAGGCATTAAACCCTTCCCACTTGGTGATTTCCCCCGGCCCTTGCACGCCCAATGAAGCAGGGATCTCGCTTGAGGTGATCAAACACTTTGCTGGCAAATTACCACTGCTTGGCGTCTGCTTAGGTCATCAGGCGATTGCACAGGTGTTTGGTGGCGAGGTGGTACGCGCAAGGCAAGTGATGCACGGCAAGACATCACCGATTCGACACACGGATCAGAGTGTGTTCTCAGGACTCAACAATCCCCTCACCGTGACGCGTTACCACTCGCTCATTGTTGATCGTGACAGTCTACCTGATTGCTTTGAAGTGACCGCTTGGACCGAGCTTGAGAATGGTGAGTTCGACGAAATCATGGGGTATCGTCATAAGAGCCTCAACATCCACGCAGTGCAATTCCACCCAGAATCCATCAAGACTGAGCAAGGGCACGAGCTTTTGCGTAACTTCTTGTTGCAGAAATAG
- a CDS encoding aspartate aminotransferase family protein: MTTEKAVTREWFDEVMVPCYNPMEMIPVKGEGARVWDQQGNEYIDFAGGIAVSCLGHCHPAMVNALTEQANKIWHLSNVMTNEPALRLAKKLTEVSFAERVFFANSGAEANEAALKLARRWAADVHGAEKSEIIAFNQGFHGRTFFTVTVGGQAAYSDGFGPKPGDVTHIPYNDIAALEAKMSDKTCAVMMEPLQGEGGIVSPQPEFVQAVRELCDKYNVLLIFDEVQTGNGRTGHFYAYQGLGITPDILSTAKSLGGGFPIGAMLTTEKLAAHMKVGTHGSTYGGNPLACAVAEAVVDVVSRKDVLEGVAEREAWFREGLEKINAKYGIFGEIRGKGLLLGAALNEEWQGRARDVLVAAGQQGLMVLVAGANVVRFTPSLVITQQEVEEGLAKLDKAIGTLV; encoded by the coding sequence ATGACAACGGAAAAAGCGGTAACTCGTGAGTGGTTCGATGAGGTAATGGTACCTTGTTATAACCCGATGGAGATGATTCCAGTTAAGGGCGAGGGTGCACGTGTTTGGGATCAGCAAGGTAACGAGTATATCGATTTTGCTGGTGGTATTGCGGTGAGCTGTCTGGGTCATTGCCACCCAGCTATGGTCAACGCCTTGACTGAACAAGCTAACAAAATTTGGCACCTAAGTAATGTAATGACCAATGAGCCAGCGCTGCGCCTTGCGAAGAAACTCACCGAAGTTAGCTTTGCTGAGCGTGTGTTCTTTGCCAACTCTGGTGCAGAAGCAAACGAGGCAGCGCTTAAGCTTGCTCGTCGTTGGGCAGCGGATGTACATGGTGCTGAAAAGTCAGAAATTATCGCCTTTAACCAAGGCTTCCACGGTCGTACCTTCTTTACGGTAACGGTGGGCGGTCAAGCAGCCTACTCTGATGGCTTTGGTCCTAAGCCTGGTGACGTGACACACATTCCTTACAACGATATCGCTGCGCTTGAAGCGAAAATGTCGGATAAAACCTGTGCGGTCATGATGGAGCCGCTACAAGGTGAGGGCGGTATTGTTTCTCCGCAACCTGAATTTGTTCAGGCCGTTCGTGAGCTTTGTGATAAGTACAATGTGCTGCTTATTTTTGATGAAGTTCAGACGGGTAACGGTCGTACTGGTCACTTCTACGCTTACCAAGGTCTTGGTATTACGCCTGACATTCTAAGCACGGCTAAATCATTAGGCGGCGGTTTCCCTATCGGTGCCATGTTAACGACAGAGAAGCTGGCAGCACACATGAAGGTAGGAACTCACGGTTCGACCTATGGTGGTAACCCGCTAGCATGTGCGGTAGCAGAAGCGGTCGTTGATGTAGTGTCTCGTAAAGATGTACTTGAAGGTGTTGCAGAGCGTGAAGCTTGGTTCCGTGAAGGTCTTGAGAAGATTAATGCCAAATACGGCATCTTTGGTGAGATCCGTGGTAAAGGCTTGCTACTTGGCGCTGCGCTTAACGAAGAGTGGCAAGGCCGCGCTCGTGATGTTCTGGTGGCTGCAGGTCAACAAGGTTTGATGGTGCTGGTTGCCGGTGCCAACGTGGTGCGTTTCACGCCATCACTGGTTATCACTCAGCAAGAAGTTGAAGAAGGATTAGCTAAGCTAGACAAGGCCATTGGCACACTAGTTTAA
- the astA gene encoding arginine N-succinyltransferase: MLVVRPISISDYDALHTCAVESGHGFTSLPVNEELLTNRITHSEYSFAKQDVTSPTDEGYLMVGFDTETGEVAGTTGIEGAIGWDVPFYSYHISTVVHSSPKLNVNNVVKLLTFGNNYTGCSEICTLFLRPEFRGGLNGRLMSKCRFLMMAEHPERFSKTIFAEMRGVSDAEGNSPFWKWLQEHFFSIDFTLADYLTGIGKKGFIADLMPKLPIYINLLSKEAQEVIGQVHENTRPALKLLENEGFTCRNYVDIFDAGPTVECDLRNIQAVRDSFRAKVSVSEHTSSQDYLIANTSFEHFRATAAKAAFDAESGTVLLSPEAADALNVAEGDMVRMLAQ, encoded by the coding sequence ATGCTTGTTGTTCGTCCTATCTCTATATCTGATTACGATGCACTGCATACTTGCGCCGTAGAATCAGGTCACGGTTTTACTTCTCTTCCCGTTAATGAAGAGCTACTGACAAACCGAATTACCCACTCTGAATACAGCTTTGCGAAGCAAGATGTCACATCGCCTACCGACGAAGGCTACCTGATGGTTGGTTTCGATACGGAAACTGGCGAAGTCGCAGGGACAACGGGTATTGAAGGTGCGATTGGTTGGGATGTTCCTTTTTACTCTTATCACATCAGTACTGTGGTGCACTCATCACCGAAGCTGAATGTGAATAACGTGGTGAAGCTACTGACGTTTGGTAATAACTACACGGGGTGTAGCGAGATCTGTACCTTGTTCTTGCGTCCGGAGTTTCGTGGTGGTTTGAATGGTCGCCTGATGTCTAAGTGCCGATTCTTGATGATGGCAGAGCACCCAGAACGTTTCTCAAAGACCATTTTTGCTGAGATGCGTGGTGTGTCGGATGCAGAGGGTAACTCTCCGTTTTGGAAGTGGCTTCAAGAACACTTCTTCTCTATCGACTTTACCTTAGCCGACTATCTAACTGGTATTGGTAAGAAAGGCTTTATTGCCGATTTAATGCCAAAACTGCCGATTTACATCAACCTACTGAGCAAAGAGGCTCAAGAGGTTATCGGTCAGGTGCATGAGAACACGCGCCCGGCGTTGAAACTGCTTGAGAACGAAGGTTTTACCTGTCGTAACTATGTCGACATTTTCGATGCGGGTCCAACCGTGGAATGTGACCTTCGCAATATCCAAGCGGTGCGCGATTCATTCCGTGCCAAGGTATCGGTATCTGAGCATACCAGCTCGCAAGACTACCTGATTGCTAACACCTCATTTGAGCACTTCCGCGCAACGGCAGCTAAAGCCGCGTTTGATGCGGAATCTGGCACCGTATTGCTGTCTCCTGAAGCGGCCGATGCACTCAATGTTGCTGAGGGCGATATGGTTCGCATGTTGGCGCAATAG